In Bacteroidota bacterium, a single genomic region encodes these proteins:
- a CDS encoding class I SAM-dependent rRNA methyltransferase, whose amino-acid sequence MHYEKIILKSGRERSLLNRHPWVFSGGVKQMPKAPNGSIVEVRTNADELMGYGFFAPNSQIMCRLFEFTSEPIVIDELYWKNKITRAFNYRKQFINAESTNIYRLIHAEGDFFPGIIIDIYNNAAVCQILVKGVELISQYVFEALNSLGFKHIYLKTKQSTQLLENVTDGNRWVNDDSLPMPLVGKEYDVQFNIDVEKGQKTGFFIDQRENRRMLGELSKGKTVLNTFSYSGGFSLFALKYGATWVDSVDSSKEAIELANQNVALNGFSNHEGIAADCFDYLKQCEKTYDIIVLDPPAFAKHSRAVANASRGYQNLNKLGIEKVKPNGLIFTFSCSQHIDKDLFRKIVFSAAAECKRNVRIVRQLSQPDDHPINIYHPEGEYLKGLLLHVE is encoded by the coding sequence ATGCATTACGAAAAAATAATTTTAAAAAGTGGTAGAGAACGTTCTTTGTTAAACCGTCATCCTTGGGTATTTAGCGGAGGTGTTAAGCAAATGCCTAAAGCACCCAATGGCTCAATAGTAGAGGTAAGAACCAATGCCGATGAATTAATGGGCTACGGATTTTTTGCCCCTAACAGCCAAATTATGTGCAGGCTGTTTGAGTTTACAAGCGAACCTATTGTTATTGACGAACTATACTGGAAAAATAAAATTACCCGTGCGTTTAATTACCGTAAGCAATTCATCAATGCAGAAAGTACCAATATTTACCGTTTAATTCATGCTGAAGGCGATTTTTTCCCAGGCATTATTATAGATATTTACAACAACGCGGCCGTTTGCCAAATACTGGTAAAAGGCGTGGAGTTAATTAGTCAATATGTGTTTGAGGCTTTAAATAGTTTAGGCTTTAAGCACATTTACTTAAAAACAAAACAAAGCACACAGCTTTTAGAAAATGTAACCGATGGAAATCGTTGGGTTAACGATGATAGTTTGCCCATGCCTTTAGTTGGTAAAGAGTATGATGTACAGTTTAATATAGATGTAGAAAAAGGGCAAAAGACAGGGTTTTTTATTGACCAACGCGAAAACCGCAGAATGCTTGGCGAGTTAAGCAAAGGCAAAACAGTATTAAATACTTTTAGTTACTCAGGAGGCTTTAGTTTGTTTGCGCTAAAATATGGTGCTACTTGGGTTGACTCGGTTGATAGCAGCAAAGAAGCTATTGAGCTGGCTAACCAAAATGTAGCCTTAAACGGATTTAGCAACCACGAAGGTATAGCAGCTGATTGTTTTGATTACTTGAAACAGTGCGAAAAAACATACGATATTATAGTGCTTGACCCACCAGCCTTTGCCAAGCATTCAAGAGCAGTGGCTAATGCTTCGCGTGGTTATCAGAATTTGAATAAGCTAGGTATTGAAAAAGTTAAACCCAATGGTTTAATTTTTACCTTTAGTTGCAGCCAGCATATTGATAAAGATTTGTTCCGTAAAATAGTATTTAGTGCTGCTGCTGAGTGTAAACGCAATGTGCGCATAGTACGCCAGTTAAGCCAACCTGATGATCATCCTATCAATATTTACCATCCGGAAGGAGAGTATTTAAAAGGATTGTTATTGCATGTAGAGTAA
- a CDS encoding SRPBCC family protein, translating to MKTKITVEQGKQELFIEREFNAPRELVYEAFSSPELLLQWVGPSNLSMKIEKLENKSHGSWRFTHTDEAGNEYGFNGVIHEVEEPARIIRTFEFEGLPEKGHVSLEFLTLEELPNNRCKLHIQSIFKSVADRDGLVQSGMEGGMNEGFDKLDKIFERIQSKN from the coding sequence ATGAAAACAAAAATAACAGTTGAACAAGGCAAGCAGGAGCTTTTCATAGAAAGAGAGTTTAACGCTCCGAGAGAATTGGTATACGAGGCTTTTAGCTCACCTGAATTACTTTTACAATGGGTAGGCCCGAGCAATTTATCCATGAAAATAGAAAAACTAGAAAACAAATCGCATGGCTCATGGCGCTTTACACATACTGATGAAGCAGGAAACGAATATGGCTTTAATGGAGTAATACATGAGGTAGAAGAACCAGCAAGAATTATACGCACATTTGAATTTGAAGGACTACCTGAAAAGGGACATGTTTCATTAGAATTTTTGACGCTTGAGGAATTACCAAACAACAGATGTAAATTACATATACAATCTATCTTTAAATCAGTAGCCGACCGTGATGGATTGGTGCAATCAGGTATGGAAGGTGGCATGAACGAAGGCTTTGATAAATTAGATAAAATCTTTGAACGTATTCAATCAAAAAATTAA
- a CDS encoding DUF4153 domain-containing protein: MHKFFSLRFIFGELSKVFLRFPLTLIYSFLIALLSDAVINKTSVLPEPILLKLILSCVLGLSSSVAVYLFFETKEETPTNTILKHAIALLIPVLLFISVYSIDDIWETQQTLKNFTYVFIAHLVVSFAAFLKQNYTDSFWEFNKSLFLRFITASIYSAAIFAGIAGALLACKELFGLNVTDRVFGSIFWWCAIFFQSCIFLAGVPAKNDLYNETITYPNPLKVFAQYILLPIALLYLGILYAYGAKILVQFSLPVGWVSSLILAYAIVGLFCFLLLYPVKDNDDNKWVKSTLKYFYLSIIPLLVLLFISIFYRISQYGITEERYYVMVLSLWLAGITFYGLFSKNINIKLIPISLALVHLLMVLGPLNGFTISRISQHNRLEKLFIKHKMYDGEKVTALKDTINIKEEQEMQSIISYLINNHNINDVNPFFGIDIAKIDALKNKEFRGRIKYTTIDSVYQILNLRNFDTPDPTIYFTAEGENTYNTYGSKYMIIRNNYPYDVGEKFSIEKQTLISYHDDPLDSLSVKYQNKVYVADTKKMKADLMDLSKQQPDGGSISLNNYVIPLTNGDGKITIYVKDIRLNKMSAKPQLEGINYYILVN, from the coding sequence ATGCATAAATTTTTTTCGTTACGATTTATTTTTGGTGAGCTGAGTAAAGTATTCCTGCGCTTCCCCCTAACTTTAATTTATTCGTTTTTAATAGCCCTGCTTTCAGATGCGGTTATTAATAAAACATCGGTGCTGCCGGAACCCATCTTGCTAAAGTTAATACTAAGTTGTGTACTTGGTTTGAGCTCTAGTGTTGCTGTTTATTTATTTTTTGAAACAAAGGAAGAAACACCAACCAATACTATTTTAAAGCATGCTATTGCATTGCTTATACCGGTATTGCTTTTCATAAGTGTATACTCAATAGATGATATATGGGAAACGCAGCAAACACTTAAAAATTTTACTTATGTATTTATAGCACATCTGGTGGTTTCGTTTGCCGCTTTTTTAAAACAAAATTATACGGACTCCTTTTGGGAGTTCAACAAGTCATTGTTCCTGCGGTTTATTACTGCTTCCATTTATTCAGCTGCTATTTTTGCGGGTATTGCAGGAGCCCTTTTAGCCTGTAAAGAGCTTTTCGGATTAAATGTTACTGATAGGGTTTTCGGTTCCATATTCTGGTGGTGTGCTATATTTTTCCAATCGTGTATATTTTTGGCGGGAGTACCTGCTAAAAATGATTTATACAACGAAACCATTACTTACCCCAATCCGTTAAAGGTATTTGCACAGTATATTTTACTACCTATAGCTTTACTTTATTTAGGTATATTATATGCTTACGGGGCCAAAATTCTTGTACAGTTTTCTTTACCTGTAGGCTGGGTTTCAAGCCTGATACTAGCTTATGCTATTGTGGGCTTGTTCTGTTTTTTATTGCTCTATCCTGTTAAAGATAACGATGATAACAAATGGGTAAAAAGCACTTTAAAATATTTCTATTTATCTATTATTCCACTCTTGGTATTGCTGTTCATATCTATATTTTATCGTATCAGCCAATACGGAATTACCGAAGAGCGTTACTATGTAATGGTATTAAGCTTATGGCTTGCCGGCATTACTTTTTATGGCTTGTTTTCTAAAAACATCAATATAAAACTAATTCCTATAAGCCTAGCGTTGGTTCATTTGTTAATGGTCCTTGGCCCGTTAAATGGTTTTACTATTTCCCGTATCAGCCAGCACAACAGACTGGAAAAATTATTTATAAAACATAAGATGTACGATGGTGAGAAAGTAACTGCCCTAAAAGACACTATTAACATAAAAGAGGAGCAGGAAATGCAATCCATTATTTCTTATTTAATAAACAACCATAATATAAATGATGTTAACCCGTTTTTTGGAATAGATATAGCAAAGATTGATGCTTTGAAAAATAAAGAATTCCGCGGCCGAATTAAATACACCACAATAGATTCGGTTTATCAAATACTAAACCTGAGAAACTTCGACACGCCTGACCCAACCATTTACTTTACTGCTGAAGGCGAAAACACCTACAACACCTATGGCTCCAAATACATGATAATCAGAAACAATTATCCGTATGATGTGGGTGAGAAATTTTCTATTGAAAAACAAACACTGATATCTTACCATGATGATCCTTTGGATTCATTATCGGTTAAATACCAAAACAAAGTATATGTGGCTGATACCAAGAAAATGAAAGCTGATTTAATGGATTTAAGTAAACAACAACCGGATGGGGGCAGTATTTCTTTAAATAATTATGTTATTCCTTTAACCAATGGCGATGGGAAGATAACTATTTATGTAAAAGACATCAGGTTAAATAAAATGAGCGCTAAACCACAACTGGAAGGTATTAACTATTATATTTTAGTTAATTAA
- a CDS encoding arginine decarboxylase gives MTAQLRNRYTDLIHQTFFFPRHGFEVIDNHLHFNGIDLMGLVKEYGTPLKFSYLPKISSQIQKANELFNKAITKHNYAGKYFYCYCTKSSHFSFVLNEALKNNVDIETSSAFDLDILSKLHAEGKFAADKYIICNGFKNEPYANNMAAMVNKGFENLICVLDNPEEFDLIASKTTNVTKLGIRIATEEEPNFSVYTSRLGMSYKKVVDLYHSKIHDNELFKLKMVHFFVNSGIKDTTYYWSELTRLVHVYCDLKQACPELDTIDIGGGMPIYTSLGVEYDYEYMIDQIIFYIKTICESRNIEVPNIFTEFGSFTVGESGGILYSVIGEKEQNDKEKWLMIDSSFITTLPDTWGIGQKFILLAVNNWENEFQRINLGGLTCDSQDFYNSDTNTNQVFMPKTDEGEPLIMGFFHTGAYQESLGGYGGIQHCLIPAPKHIVIDKKEDGSLSYEVFAEQQTPESMLKLLGY, from the coding sequence TTGACAGCACAACTTCGTAATAGGTACACCGATTTAATTCATCAAACTTTCTTTTTTCCACGCCACGGATTTGAAGTAATAGACAACCATTTACACTTTAATGGGATAGACTTAATGGGATTGGTAAAGGAATACGGCACTCCTTTAAAATTTAGTTATTTACCCAAAATATCAAGCCAGATACAAAAGGCAAACGAACTTTTTAACAAGGCCATTACTAAACACAATTACGCGGGTAAATACTTTTATTGCTATTGCACCAAAAGCTCTCACTTTAGTTTTGTACTTAATGAGGCTTTAAAAAACAATGTCGACATTGAAACTTCATCCGCTTTTGATTTGGATATTTTAAGCAAGCTTCACGCGGAGGGAAAGTTTGCTGCTGATAAATATATTATCTGTAACGGTTTTAAAAACGAGCCTTATGCCAATAACATGGCAGCTATGGTAAACAAAGGTTTTGAAAATCTTATTTGTGTGCTAGACAACCCGGAAGAGTTTGATTTAATAGCCAGCAAAACTACCAACGTTACCAAACTAGGTATTAGAATAGCTACGGAAGAAGAACCTAACTTTTCGGTTTATACCTCTCGTCTGGGCATGAGCTATAAAAAGGTGGTTGATTTATACCACTCTAAAATTCACGATAACGAATTATTCAAATTAAAAATGGTTCACTTTTTTGTGAACTCAGGTATAAAAGATACTACTTACTACTGGAGTGAATTAACACGTTTAGTACATGTATACTGCGATTTAAAGCAGGCTTGCCCTGAACTGGATACCATTGATATTGGAGGTGGTATGCCTATTTATACTTCACTGGGTGTGGAGTACGATTATGAATATATGATTGACCAGATTATATTTTACATCAAAACCATTTGTGAGAGCCGCAACATTGAAGTTCCTAATATTTTTACGGAGTTTGGTTCATTTACAGTAGGCGAAAGTGGTGGCATTTTATATTCAGTAATTGGTGAAAAAGAACAAAACGACAAAGAAAAATGGTTGATGATAGACAGTTCTTTCATCACCACTCTACCCGACACTTGGGGTATTGGACAAAAATTTATTCTATTGGCCGTTAACAATTGGGAAAACGAATTTCAACGTATAAACTTAGGTGGCTTAACCTGCGATAGCCAGGATTTTTACAATAGCGATACCAACACCAATCAGGTATTTATGCCTAAAACTGATGAGGGTGAACCTTTGATAATGGGCTTTTTCCATACGGGTGCTTATCAGGAAAGTTTAGGTGGCTATGGTGGGATTCAGCATTGCTTAATTCCCGCACCCAAACATATTGTTATTGATAAAAAAGAAGATGGCTCATTAAGCTACGAAGTGTTTGCCGAACAACAAACACCTGAAAGCATGCTTAAACTGTTAGGTTACTAA
- a CDS encoding NAD-dependent succinate-semialdehyde dehydrogenase has product MKNYISINPFTEEVSESFDFITNELLEENLQDAKNAFTFWRNSTFAHRAKCVLHLAELLKQHADELAHIASLEMGKLQTEAKAEVLKSVRLCEYYATRSADILQSKLSQSETGASVEIKYEPLGVVLGIFPWNFPYWQVLRSAIPIIMSGNCILIKPAPNVPKSSLALQNLINQSGFKTGVIQTVFANEQQIATIIEDDRIAATTLTGSKNAGSHVAKLSAQHIKKSVLELGGSDPFIVLEDAHLETTLNSAIAARFQNNGQSCVSAKRFIVHQHIADAFLQGLTERIAALKIGNPTDADVNIGPLARKDLQVQLAQQVNESVQAGAQILYQTKQTPDKGFFYPLTILGNIPKNSPAYTQELFGPVISFYTYTDIQEAIDIANGTEFGLGASVWGADIMHAKHIANQIESGMVYINQIVKSDARFPFGGIKKSGFGRELGEFGLREFCNIKTIWI; this is encoded by the coding sequence TTGAAAAACTATATCAGTATAAATCCATTTACCGAAGAGGTAAGCGAATCGTTTGATTTTATAACAAACGAATTGTTAGAAGAAAACTTACAGGATGCTAAAAATGCTTTTACTTTTTGGCGCAACAGCACTTTTGCGCACAGGGCCAAATGTGTATTGCATTTAGCAGAATTACTGAAACAACATGCCGATGAATTGGCGCACATAGCTTCGTTGGAAATGGGCAAACTGCAAACTGAAGCCAAAGCCGAAGTATTAAAAAGTGTAAGGCTTTGCGAGTATTACGCTACACGCAGTGCCGATATATTACAAAGTAAATTAAGTCAATCGGAAACAGGAGCGAGTGTAGAAATTAAATACGAACCGCTGGGTGTAGTATTGGGAATATTTCCATGGAATTTTCCTTATTGGCAGGTATTACGAAGTGCCATACCTATTATTATGAGTGGCAATTGCATATTGATAAAACCAGCGCCCAATGTACCTAAAAGCAGTTTGGCTTTACAAAACTTAATCAATCAAAGTGGTTTTAAAACAGGCGTTATACAAACGGTTTTTGCTAATGAGCAACAAATTGCTACCATTATTGAAGATGACCGCATAGCCGCTACTACTTTAACGGGCAGCAAAAATGCAGGTTCGCACGTAGCCAAATTATCGGCTCAACATATTAAAAAATCAGTATTGGAATTAGGTGGCAGCGATCCTTTTATTGTATTGGAAGATGCTCATTTAGAAACAACTTTAAACAGTGCCATAGCAGCCCGTTTTCAAAACAATGGACAAAGCTGTGTATCGGCCAAACGTTTTATTGTGCACCAACATATAGCCGATGCTTTTTTACAAGGCTTAACTGAAAGAATAGCCGCCTTAAAAATTGGTAATCCAACTGATGCCGATGTAAATATAGGCCCGCTGGCACGTAAAGATTTACAAGTACAATTAGCACAACAGGTAAATGAATCAGTACAGGCCGGAGCGCAAATATTGTATCAAACCAAACAAACACCAGATAAAGGATTTTTTTATCCGCTTACCATTTTAGGTAATATACCCAAAAACTCGCCTGCTTATACGCAAGAGTTGTTTGGGCCTGTTATTAGCTTTTATACTTATACTGATATACAGGAAGCCATTGACATAGCCAACGGTACAGAGTTTGGTTTAGGTGCAAGCGTTTGGGGTGCTGATATTATGCATGCCAAACACATAGCTAATCAAATAGAAAGCGGCATGGTATACATCAACCAAATAGTAAAAAGCGATGCACGTTTTCCTTTTGGTGGTATTAAAAAATCGGGCTTTGGCAGGGAGTTAGGTGAGTTTGGCTTACGCGAATTTTGCAATATAAAAACCATTTGGATATAG
- a CDS encoding DNA alkylation repair protein, which produces MQSLTAKIFIEQLSLLKSETALKNVQRFFREENTNNQFLGIRMANIFEQAKVFAAMPLPEMEKLLQSKYYEARMGAVSIMDFQARNKKTPEAYKKELFNLYLKHHDCINNWDMVDRSAPYVIGGYLFDKPRTVLYQLAQSENVWERRTAIVSTYFFIRQNDLSDTFKIASILVNDAHDLIQKAVGSWMREAGKKDKLVLIEFLDTYAATMPRTMLRYAIEKLDKNEKDYYLKLNTK; this is translated from the coding sequence ATGCAGAGTTTAACAGCTAAAATATTTATAGAACAATTGTCCCTTTTAAAATCGGAAACAGCACTTAAAAATGTGCAACGGTTTTTCAGGGAAGAAAATACCAACAACCAATTTTTGGGTATTCGTATGGCGAACATTTTTGAACAGGCAAAAGTGTTCGCTGCAATGCCCTTGCCCGAAATGGAGAAGTTATTGCAAAGCAAATACTACGAAGCAAGAATGGGTGCAGTAAGTATAATGGATTTTCAGGCACGCAATAAGAAAACTCCCGAAGCATACAAAAAAGAATTGTTTAACTTATACCTGAAGCACCATGATTGTATTAATAATTGGGATATGGTTGACCGCAGCGCTCCGTATGTAATAGGTGGTTATTTGTTTGATAAGCCACGCACTGTTTTATACCAGTTGGCACAATCAGAAAATGTGTGGGAACGAAGAACAGCTATAGTAAGCACTTACTTTTTTATTCGGCAAAATGATTTATCTGATACCTTTAAAATTGCATCCATATTGGTAAATGATGCACACGATTTAATACAAAAAGCAGTGGGTAGTTGGATGAGAGAAGCGGGTAAAAAAGATAAATTAGTGTTGATAGAATTTTTAGATACTTATGCTGCTACCATGCCAAGAACAATGCTCAGGTATGCTATAGAAAAGTTAGACAAAAATGAAAAAGACTACTACTTAAAACTGAATACTAAGTAG
- the ribB gene encoding 3,4-dihydroxy-2-butanone-4-phosphate synthase has translation MTQQQFENSSLSLFGSTAQERVNNAIAHLQNGKGILLVDDEDRENEGDLIFSAASMTTNDMALMIRACSGIVCLCITQAKANSLHLPAMVAENTSKYQTPFTVSIDAKESITTGVSAQDRITTIQALCNEKAKATDLVKPGHMFPLIARENGVLERNGHTDGSVDLMRLAKLAPEAVLCELMNEDGTMARLPEVILFAQKHGLVVLSIEDIIYYRKYVVDYQ, from the coding sequence ATGACACAACAACAATTTGAAAACAGCAGTTTATCATTATTTGGCAGCACTGCACAGGAGCGCGTTAACAATGCCATTGCACATTTGCAAAACGGTAAAGGCATTTTATTGGTTGATGATGAAGACAGGGAAAATGAAGGTGATTTAATTTTTTCTGCTGCAAGTATGACAACTAATGATATGGCATTGATGATACGAGCATGCAGCGGTATAGTATGTTTATGTATAACACAAGCCAAAGCCAATAGTCTTCATTTACCGGCTATGGTAGCGGAAAATACCAGTAAATACCAAACACCTTTTACCGTTTCAATTGATGCAAAAGAAAGCATTACAACAGGTGTTTCTGCACAAGATAGAATAACAACCATACAAGCCCTTTGTAACGAAAAGGCTAAAGCAACAGACTTGGTAAAACCAGGGCATATGTTTCCTTTAATCGCACGCGAAAATGGCGTGTTGGAAAGAAACGGCCATACTGATGGAAGTGTTGATTTAATGCGCTTAGCCAAGCTTGCTCCTGAAGCTGTGTTATGCGAACTAATGAACGAAGATGGCACCATGGCCAGGTTACCCGAAGTAATATTATTTGCACAAAAACACGGTTTGGTAGTACTATCTATTGAAGATATTATTTATTACCGTAAATATGTAGTGGATTATCAATAA
- a CDS encoding SRPBCC domain-containing protein, with the protein MNSNLKTNFSADKENKKVHVERIFDSSVNNVWAAWTESALLEQWWAPKPWKAVTKSMDFREGGFWLYAMQGPDGTKVWARFDYGTIVPLKYFTSEDTFTDENGVPNSDIAGSNWKATFTEAGNVTTVNIELVFKTVSDLEKTMEMGFEEGFKMALDNLEEVLTSK; encoded by the coding sequence ATGAACAGCAATTTAAAAACGAATTTTTCCGCAGATAAAGAAAACAAAAAGGTTCATGTAGAAAGAATATTTGATTCTTCTGTTAACAATGTATGGGCTGCATGGACAGAAAGTGCCCTGCTTGAACAATGGTGGGCTCCAAAACCTTGGAAAGCCGTTACTAAATCAATGGATTTTAGAGAAGGTGGCTTTTGGCTATATGCTATGCAGGGTCCGGATGGTACTAAAGTATGGGCAAGGTTTGATTATGGAACCATTGTTCCTTTAAAATATTTTACCTCAGAAGATACTTTTACCGATGAAAATGGTGTGCCTAACAGTGATATAGCAGGCTCAAACTGGAAAGCAACATTTACAGAAGCGGGTAACGTAACTACAGTAAATATTGAATTGGTATTTAAAACAGTTTCCGATTTAGAAAAGACTATGGAAATGGGTTTTGAAGAAGGATTTAAAATGGCACTTGATAATTTAGAAGAAGTACTTACCTCAAAATAA
- a CDS encoding Crp/Fnr family transcriptional regulator produces MKEQLRQYIQKTVTITEEELAVVMSYFHVLKVEKNELLVVQGQVSYRIHFVCKGCLRFFFTNEDGQEATRYIAFENHFATALCSFISGSPSAEYLQALEPSEVLYINQKDFNYLLGIMPVWEKFYRHYLEKAYVNNTNKLMTLLTLNATERYKQLLVQNPFIVNRLPNKVVASYLNISQETLSRLKSKV; encoded by the coding sequence ATGAAAGAGCAACTGAGGCAGTACATACAAAAAACAGTAACTATTACAGAAGAAGAGCTAGCTGTTGTAATGTCTTATTTCCATGTTTTAAAAGTAGAAAAAAATGAATTGCTGGTTGTACAAGGACAGGTGAGTTACCGCATACATTTTGTTTGCAAAGGATGCCTGCGTTTTTTCTTTACCAACGAAGACGGACAAGAGGCAACACGCTACATCGCTTTTGAAAACCATTTTGCCACAGCCTTGTGCAGCTTTATTTCAGGTAGCCCTTCAGCCGAGTATTTACAGGCCTTAGAGCCTTCGGAAGTATTATACATCAATCAAAAAGATTTTAATTATTTATTGGGCATAATGCCTGTATGGGAAAAATTTTACAGGCATTATTTAGAAAAAGCCTATGTAAATAATACCAATAAGTTAATGACCCTGTTAACGCTCAATGCTACCGAACGCTATAAACAATTGTTGGTGCAAAATCCGTTTATAGTAAACAGATTACCCAACAAAGTGGTAGCATCTTATTTAAATATTTCGCAAGAAACTTTAAGCAGGTTAAAATCTAAGGTATAA
- a CDS encoding VOC family protein, with protein sequence MKNQIYPCLWFDGQAKAAADYYCSIFKDSKITAENPMVVNFELNGSKFMGLNGGPQYKFSPATSFVIPCETQEEIDYYWEKLGEGGRYDRCGWLDDKFGVSWQIVPNILGELMSNPERAPRVVEAFMQMTKFDIETLKKA encoded by the coding sequence ATGAAAAATCAAATTTACCCTTGCTTATGGTTTGATGGACAAGCCAAAGCAGCAGCAGATTATTACTGCTCTATTTTTAAAGATTCAAAAATTACAGCCGAAAACCCGATGGTAGTTAACTTTGAGTTGAATGGTAGTAAATTTATGGGCTTAAATGGTGGCCCGCAATACAAGTTTTCGCCTGCTACATCTTTTGTAATACCATGCGAAACACAAGAAGAAATAGATTACTACTGGGAAAAGTTAGGTGAAGGTGGCAGGTATGACAGGTGCGGTTGGTTAGATGATAAGTTTGGCGTATCGTGGCAAATTGTACCTAATATTTTAGGGGAATTAATGAGCAACCCTGAAAGAGCACCACGTGTAGTAGAAGCATTTATGCAAATGACAAAGTTTGACATTGAAACATTGAAAAAAGCATAG
- a CDS encoding metalloregulator ArsR/SmtB family transcription factor, with the protein MRRDVFQAIADPTRRAILTLIALQAMTPNALAEHFDTSRQAVSKHIKILTECQLVKQEQSGREIYYHFNPQNMKEVADWLAPFQQMWEDRFDRLDIVLDNLKNKKK; encoded by the coding sequence ATGAGAAGAGACGTATTTCAAGCCATTGCCGACCCGACAAGAAGAGCCATTTTAACCCTTATAGCTTTACAGGCTATGACACCCAATGCACTTGCCGAACATTTTGATACCAGCAGGCAGGCAGTTTCCAAACACATAAAAATATTGACCGAATGCCAATTGGTAAAACAAGAGCAATCGGGCAGGGAAATATATTACCATTTCAATCCTCAAAATATGAAAGAAGTAGCTGATTGGTTAGCCCCGTTCCAACAAATGTGGGAAGACCGCTTTGACAGGTTAGACATTGTATTAGATAATTTAAAAAACAAAAAGAAATGA
- a CDS encoding DUF2798 domain-containing protein, with protein MDKKYFKYINTLFVVTPMTLIMAFVGLMRNYGFGEDWFLKFLKAWSVMLPVAYVAAFVIIPRARKLAEKLTN; from the coding sequence ATGGACAAAAAATATTTCAAGTACATCAATACCTTATTTGTAGTAACCCCTATGACCCTCATTATGGCCTTTGTGGGTTTAATGAGAAACTATGGTTTTGGGGAAGACTGGTTTTTAAAGTTTCTAAAAGCATGGAGCGTCATGCTTCCTGTAGCCTATGTTGCAGCTTTTGTTATTATTCCAAGAGCCAGGAAATTAGCTGAAAAATTAACCAATTGA
- a CDS encoding acyl-CoA thioesterase, with product MDIIKTPQDSHTIMNELVLPNDTNTLNNLMGGRLLHWMDIVAAIAAQKHSGKTVVTASVDSVSFGKCIRLGDVVTLEAKVSRSFNTSMEIHIVVHAENIPSGEKFKSNEAYYTFVALDRNGSPLKVPGIKPNNDDEQKRFEGALRRRQLRLVLAGKMKPDDATELKALFSND from the coding sequence ATGGATATAATTAAAACACCACAAGACAGCCACACCATTATGAACGAGTTGGTTTTACCGAATGATACCAACACCCTGAATAATTTAATGGGAGGTCGTCTGTTGCATTGGATGGATATAGTAGCTGCCATTGCTGCGCAAAAACACAGTGGCAAAACGGTAGTTACGGCTTCGGTTGATAGTGTAAGCTTTGGTAAATGTATACGTTTAGGCGATGTGGTTACTTTGGAAGCCAAAGTATCACGTTCGTTCAATACTTCTATGGAAATACATATTGTAGTACATGCGGAGAATATTCCGAGTGGTGAAAAGTTTAAAAGTAATGAAGCGTATTACACTTTTGTAGCTTTGGATAGAAATGGTTCTCCATTAAAAGTACCGGGTATAAAACCAAACAATGATGACGAACAAAAAAGATTTGAAGGCGCTTTACGCAGACGCCAGTTGCGTTTGGTATTAGCAGGCAAAATGAAACCCGATGATGCAACGGAACTAAAAGCTTTATTCAGTAATGACTAA